Proteins encoded together in one Chitinophaga varians window:
- a CDS encoding Shedu immune nuclease family protein: MTEIEKMRVQIDPLMEFSYVDSAKLVRQLTIENNMVRKSALQELVHAGAGERQIQSLIKRDLSLLAETYASPSYNYICFSEFPVGNGFVDFAIFTGVSWMTVILIEVKGADFNIVNQSGYQKFNANIDTAASQIRERLGFIHRNIQAFKEHVHEIREKVISGTSLFNAFTGPEPATQVDPNKDVNFHSIIIGGRTVDDLKESSMRHDFERYSSLPINLESWDSYLRKLRRN, encoded by the coding sequence ATGACTGAAATCGAAAAAATGAGGGTGCAGATAGACCCTCTCATGGAGTTTTCCTATGTAGATTCTGCAAAGCTGGTGCGACAGCTCACCATAGAAAACAACATGGTCCGCAAATCAGCATTACAGGAGCTGGTCCACGCCGGCGCCGGCGAACGCCAAATACAGTCCCTGATAAAAAGGGATCTGTCTTTGCTGGCAGAAACCTATGCTTCCCCGTCATATAACTACATCTGCTTTTCCGAATTCCCAGTTGGAAATGGTTTTGTGGACTTTGCTATATTCACGGGCGTTTCATGGATGACGGTGATATTGATTGAAGTGAAAGGGGCCGATTTTAATATTGTTAACCAGTCCGGATATCAGAAGTTTAATGCCAATATTGACACGGCAGCAAGCCAGATCAGAGAAAGACTGGGTTTTATCCACCGCAATATACAGGCATTTAAAGAACATGTACACGAAATCAGAGAGAAAGTGATTTCCGGAACTTCTCTCTTTAACGCTTTTACTGGTCCAGAACCAGCTACTCAGGTCGACCCCAACAAGGATGTCAATTTTCATAGCATCATTATCGGCGGAAGGACGGTCGACGATCTAAAAGAAAGCAGTATGAGACATGACTTTGAACGCTACTCCAGTCTTCCTATCAACCTGGAGTCGTGGGATTCCTACCTGCGCAAGTTGAGACGGAACTAA
- a CDS encoding NADPH-dependent FMN reductase — protein sequence MNYNVIAFSGSLRKESFTTRLVKAFAQLAPQHITVSYIDIGQLPFINEDLEANLPQSVLDLYETIEKADGVIFATPEYNRSYSPVLKNAIDWGSRPEGKNKWKKKPVAIVGCTPYSLGAFGAQNHLRQSIMYLDMVPLQQPEFYLGQAAEKFDAAGNLTDDATKKKIQELWEAFASLIEMHGGKK from the coding sequence ATGAATTACAACGTTATCGCATTTTCAGGCAGCTTGCGAAAGGAATCTTTTACTACCCGGCTGGTAAAAGCATTCGCGCAATTGGCGCCGCAGCACATAACGGTGAGCTATATCGATATTGGACAACTGCCTTTTATCAATGAGGACCTGGAGGCAAATCTGCCTCAGTCCGTCCTGGACCTTTATGAAACAATAGAGAAGGCGGATGGCGTTATCTTCGCCACGCCTGAATATAACCGTTCGTACTCCCCGGTGCTGAAAAACGCCATTGACTGGGGTTCGCGGCCAGAAGGGAAAAATAAGTGGAAGAAAAAACCGGTAGCCATTGTAGGGTGTACGCCTTATAGCCTGGGAGCGTTCGGCGCACAGAATCACTTAAGGCAGTCCATTATGTACCTGGATATGGTCCCGCTGCAACAGCCGGAGTTTTACCTGGGGCAGGCTGCTGAAAAGTTTGATGCAGCCGGTAATCTGACGGATGATGCAACCAAAAAGAAAATACAGGAATTATGGGAGGCGTTCGCGTCGCTGATAGAGATGCATGGTGGAAAAAAATAA
- a CDS encoding NRAMP family divalent metal transporter, translated as MANLSKHPKRLNKVWRFFKKFGPGLVTGASDDDPSGIATYSQAGAQFGLATLWTALVTFPLMAAVQGMCARIGMVTSQGLTVTLKQHYSKPVLFIMLLFSFPAITLNIGADIQGMGAVAHMIVPAVPASVFCVVITGVLLFIIIRYPYRKIANILKWLCLSLLLYIIVPFSVDQDWPEVLRRTFVPVFYFNKEFISIIVALFGTTISPYLFFWQTTMEAEDNAQKGVVFVDKRMLDDMKTDVNLGMLLSNAVMFFIILTTGSVLFKGGIRQIDTVDQAARALQPLAGKFTYAIFATGVLGTGLLAIPVLAGSLSYMLAETFGWKAGLDKTFTQAKPFYMSIIVSLIVGLSMDFFGVSPIKALLLTAIAYGLTAPVMVAIIMHIGNNRKIMKEHTNSWFSNILGGITLVLMSMAAIAMIYYLFK; from the coding sequence ATGGCAAATTTATCCAAGCATCCAAAGCGCCTAAACAAAGTATGGCGTTTCTTTAAAAAATTTGGACCAGGACTGGTAACGGGCGCCAGCGATGATGACCCTTCGGGTATTGCCACCTATTCGCAGGCTGGCGCACAATTTGGCCTCGCCACCCTGTGGACGGCACTGGTTACATTCCCGTTAATGGCCGCTGTGCAGGGTATGTGTGCCAGGATCGGTATGGTCACTTCCCAGGGACTGACAGTTACTTTAAAACAGCATTATTCCAAGCCGGTCCTCTTTATCATGCTGCTTTTCAGTTTCCCGGCCATTACGTTAAACATTGGCGCGGATATACAGGGAATGGGTGCGGTAGCACATATGATTGTTCCGGCTGTTCCTGCTTCAGTTTTTTGTGTTGTTATCACGGGAGTCCTGTTGTTTATCATCATCAGGTACCCGTACCGGAAAATTGCCAATATCCTGAAGTGGCTCTGTTTATCGCTGCTGCTGTATATTATTGTGCCATTTTCGGTTGATCAGGACTGGCCGGAGGTGCTTCGGAGAACATTTGTGCCTGTCTTCTATTTTAATAAGGAATTTATTTCAATAATTGTTGCATTATTTGGTACGACAATTTCTCCTTATTTGTTTTTCTGGCAAACGACGATGGAGGCTGAGGACAACGCTCAAAAAGGGGTTGTTTTTGTAGATAAACGAATGTTGGATGATATGAAGACGGATGTAAACCTCGGTATGCTGCTGTCAAATGCTGTCATGTTTTTTATTATTCTCACCACCGGAAGCGTACTCTTTAAAGGCGGCATACGTCAGATCGATACGGTGGACCAGGCGGCGAGGGCGCTCCAGCCGCTGGCGGGAAAGTTTACCTATGCTATTTTTGCTACCGGCGTCCTGGGCACAGGGTTGCTCGCCATACCAGTGCTGGCGGGCTCGCTGTCCTATATGCTGGCGGAGACTTTCGGCTGGAAAGCGGGACTGGACAAAACGTTCACCCAGGCCAAGCCATTTTATATGTCCATTATCGTTTCACTTATTGTTGGGTTATCGATGGATTTTTTTGGGGTCAGTCCTATTAAAGCACTGTTGTTAACGGCTATTGCGTATGGCCTCACTGCGCCGGTCATGGTGGCTATTATTATGCATATCGGGAACAACAGGAAAATAATGAAAGAACACACGAATTCCTGGTTTTCAAATATCCTGGGAGGCATCACACTGGTGCTGATGTCAATGGCCGCCATAGCGATGATCTATTATTTATTTAAATAA